One window of Sulfurospirillum sp. 1612 genomic DNA carries:
- a CDS encoding MlaD family protein, with the protein MSYNKMRIAVGIFTIFTIVALGATVYFVLKHKGMFEKKYSYAFYATSVENLNVGTPIKYSGFEIGYISQIDLTYAGRAFVQFVVNKEYQKWINYHSYLKLTKPLLGESTISLISEANNPPLSPHAILGYEVQDDIDSLIVALQPVLLDVKDMIKNIDMLTKEIADPHGAFINTLKNVETISGKLAQKDSLIEAMTGERQSSHNIIQTITSLKESMQEIKQITIKLNTLLKEVDHDIITPSKKIPHHINDILQDIKQKLKTLDNLVNTLGKSDQDVVLLKEQILLGVDKTNTLIDTINRIVEEEKHKVTLP; encoded by the coding sequence ATGTCATATAATAAAATGAGGATAGCCGTAGGAATTTTTACAATTTTTACCATTGTAGCGCTTGGTGCCACAGTCTATTTTGTCCTAAAGCACAAAGGAATGTTTGAGAAAAAATACTCTTATGCCTTTTATGCCACCAGTGTAGAGAATTTAAATGTCGGCACGCCCATTAAATATTCTGGATTTGAAATTGGATATATTAGCCAAATAGACTTGACTTATGCGGGACGAGCTTTTGTACAATTTGTAGTCAATAAAGAGTATCAAAAGTGGATTAATTACCATTCCTATCTTAAATTGACAAAGCCCCTATTAGGCGAATCTACGATTTCACTCATATCAGAGGCCAATAATCCACCTCTCTCGCCTCATGCTATTTTAGGTTATGAAGTCCAAGATGATATTGACTCACTCATCGTAGCCCTTCAACCGGTACTCCTTGATGTCAAAGACATGATTAAAAATATTGACATGCTCACTAAAGAAATCGCCGACCCTCATGGTGCGTTTATTAATACTCTCAAAAATGTTGAGACAATCAGTGGCAAACTTGCCCAAAAAGATTCCCTCATCGAAGCTATGACCGGAGAACGCCAAAGCAGTCACAATATCATCCAAACCATAACATCACTCAAAGAGAGCATGCAGGAGATAAAACAAATCACAATAAAACTCAATACACTCTTAAAAGAAGTCGATCATGATATCATCACCCCAAGCAAAAAAATCCCTCATCATATTAATGATATTTTACAAGATATCAAACAAAAATTAAAAACCTTAGACAACCTTGTCAATACTCTTGGAAAATCCGATCAAGATGTCGTCTTGCTCAAGGAACAAATTCTCTTGGGTGTTGACAAAACAAACACACTCATCGACACGATTAACCGTATCGTCGAAGAAGAGAAACACAAGGTGACACTGCCATGA
- the rdgB gene encoding RdgB/HAM1 family non-canonical purine NTP pyrophosphatase — MKIILATANQGKIKEFKSYLQGGQVYSYEEVLEPFEIIEDGTSFKENALIKAKAVYEKLSDKEAIVLADDSGISVDALGGEPGIYSARYAGDEANAAQNLDKLIKTLKEKNLSRTPAHYTAAIALVCDAGAFCVHGWMYGHVIDEKRGNHGFGYDPIFEPIGYDKTLGELDADVKAQFSHRSRALKHAKIILKTLKR, encoded by the coding sequence TTGAAAATTATTTTGGCCACAGCAAACCAAGGGAAAATCAAAGAGTTTAAATCTTACCTACAAGGGGGACAAGTGTACTCCTATGAGGAAGTGCTTGAGCCCTTTGAGATTATAGAAGATGGAACTAGTTTTAAAGAAAATGCGCTCATTAAAGCCAAAGCTGTTTATGAAAAGCTCTCAGACAAAGAGGCGATTGTCTTAGCCGATGATAGCGGTATTAGTGTTGATGCACTCGGGGGAGAGCCGGGAATTTATAGTGCACGATATGCTGGAGATGAGGCAAATGCGGCGCAAAATCTTGATAAACTTATCAAAACACTAAAAGAAAAAAATCTCTCAAGAACACCCGCACACTACACCGCAGCGATTGCTTTGGTATGTGATGCCGGCGCATTTTGTGTGCATGGTTGGATGTACGGCCATGTGATTGATGAGAAGCGAGGCAATCATGGTTTTGGGTATGATCCAATATTTGAACCCATAGGCTATGATAAGACACTGGGTGAGTTGGATGCGGATGTCAAAGCGCAATTTTCTCATCGCTCACGCGCCTTAAAACATGCAAAAATAATACTAAAAACTTTAAAGAGGTAA
- a CDS encoding SO_0444 family Cu/Zn efflux transporter, producing the protein MQIVLDFFISLMMLSNAMAPYILFGLLFAGILHEIVPQDLVSRHLGKGNIFSVIKATLFGIPLPVCSCGVVPLATGIKKSGASKGATLSFLISTPITGVDSILATYGIFGFVFTIYRVITSIVIAMIAGILTNFFDKEAPIKAPKFSMKVTPLKGVNFHKTSFIKSSQPQGVHKKFSFKKAWHYSFVTLLSDIAKPLFYGLILGALISIMIPQNLSDILMTHAWIAYLLSIAIAVPMYVCATASLPIAASLMLSGVSAGAAFVFLCAGPATNIVTMGVVKKILGSKSLYIYLCSIVIGSIVFGLGLDYLFDIAKINPITLIDGSEDLGWISDVSSVILWGLLIYFLFKKSKIKTA; encoded by the coding sequence ATGCAAATTGTGTTAGATTTCTTTATTTCATTGATGATGCTCAGTAATGCTATGGCGCCTTATATTTTATTTGGACTGCTATTTGCGGGGATTTTACATGAGATTGTCCCACAAGATCTTGTAAGCCGACATTTAGGTAAAGGCAATATCTTCTCAGTGATAAAAGCCACGCTTTTTGGGATTCCCCTACCGGTTTGTTCTTGTGGTGTGGTGCCCTTGGCTACGGGGATCAAAAAAAGTGGTGCGAGTAAAGGAGCGACACTCTCATTTTTAATCTCCACCCCCATCACTGGTGTGGATTCGATTTTGGCAACCTATGGTATTTTTGGTTTTGTTTTTACGATTTATCGCGTGATTACCTCGATTGTGATTGCAATGATTGCCGGTATTTTGACAAATTTTTTTGATAAAGAGGCACCGATAAAAGCGCCAAAATTCTCCATGAAAGTGACGCCTTTAAAGGGTGTGAATTTTCATAAAACATCGTTTATTAAATCATCACAACCACAGGGTGTTCATAAAAAATTCTCTTTTAAAAAGGCATGGCATTATAGTTTTGTCACCCTTTTGAGTGATATCGCAAAACCTCTGTTTTATGGGCTGATTTTGGGTGCTCTGATTAGTATCATGATCCCTCAAAATCTTAGTGATATATTGATGACCCATGCGTGGATTGCGTATCTATTGTCTATCGCCATTGCCGTGCCGATGTACGTTTGCGCCACAGCATCTCTTCCTATCGCCGCCTCACTCATGCTCTCAGGGGTGAGTGCGGGTGCTGCTTTTGTATTTTTGTGTGCAGGTCCGGCTACAAATATCGTGACGATGGGTGTGGTAAAAAAGATTTTGGGCTCAAAATCACTCTATATTTATCTCTGTAGCATTGTCATAGGGAGTATTGTTTTTGGTTTAGGTCTGGATTATCTCTTTGATATTGCCAAGATTAATCCCATTACTTTGATTGATGGCTCTGAAGATTTGGGTTGGATTTCTGATGTTAGTAGCGTGATATTATGGGGATTATTGATCTATTTTTTATTTAAAAAGTCCAAAATCAAAACCGCATGA
- the urtB gene encoding urea ABC transporter permease subunit UrtB codes for MKLFIKIILLNLLLFSSLFSSDFVSELYPFTKSYSFKQKEQTIQKLAQQYSNDEVLHTLFTSLLDGTLYFIKESKKFVVVIKKDTDAYEIIDLMTKKRLKPMSKYLLQRVKTNNKLRSITRSRLADLNLFSKNQDTRLKSAKNILKNLNQDSMVLINKALKSEKDASVIRVLGEAKSILQVNYGTQAEQLVAVQKLGDFLSPQALEALQKLHDTSANQEIKKLAATAIATIQSKKSFYAFVEKAFFGLSLGSILLLAAIGLAITFGVMKVINMAHGEMMMIGAYTTYTLQQILPNMTEYSVILAIPLAFIVSGLIGIILERLVIRHLYGRPLETLLATFGISLILQQLVRSIYSPLNQEVKTPQWMSGAWEINGALSLTYNRLYIIIFALLVFAGILLLLNKTSLGLKVRAVTQNREMAQAMGIRTGLIDALTFGLGSGIAGIAGVALSQLTNVGPNLGQSYIVDSFMVVVFGGVGNLWGTLISALTLGEINKFIEPVAGAVLAKVIILVFIILFIQKRPRGLFPQKGRDAQD; via the coding sequence ATGAAACTATTTATAAAAATCATACTTTTAAATTTATTATTATTTTCATCACTCTTCTCTAGCGATTTTGTGAGTGAACTGTATCCTTTTACAAAAAGCTATAGTTTTAAACAAAAAGAGCAAACAATACAAAAACTTGCTCAACAATACTCAAATGATGAAGTACTACATACTTTGTTTACTTCTTTGCTTGATGGAACTCTTTACTTTATAAAAGAGAGCAAAAAATTTGTTGTTGTAATTAAAAAAGATACAGATGCTTACGAAATCATCGATCTTATGACAAAAAAGAGATTGAAACCGATGAGTAAGTATCTACTTCAACGTGTCAAAACTAATAATAAATTAAGAAGTATCACAAGAAGTCGTCTTGCGGATTTAAACCTTTTTTCAAAGAATCAAGATACCAGGCTAAAATCTGCAAAAAATATTTTAAAAAATTTAAACCAAGACTCAATGGTTTTGATCAATAAAGCACTAAAAAGCGAAAAAGATGCATCAGTAATTCGGGTGTTAGGAGAAGCGAAGAGTATCTTACAAGTAAATTACGGCACGCAAGCCGAGCAATTAGTAGCCGTTCAAAAATTGGGTGATTTCCTCTCTCCTCAAGCTTTGGAGGCACTGCAAAAGTTACATGACACAAGCGCAAATCAAGAAATCAAAAAACTAGCAGCCACCGCAATCGCCACCATTCAATCCAAGAAATCTTTTTATGCCTTTGTTGAAAAAGCATTTTTTGGACTGAGCTTAGGCTCGATTCTTTTACTTGCTGCTATCGGACTGGCGATTACCTTTGGTGTGATGAAGGTAATCAATATGGCCCATGGTGAGATGATGATGATTGGCGCGTACACGACTTATACCCTGCAACAAATATTACCGAATATGACAGAATACTCAGTCATCCTTGCAATTCCTCTTGCATTTATCGTGAGTGGCCTGATTGGTATTATCCTGGAGCGCCTTGTCATCAGGCATCTTTATGGCAGACCATTAGAAACCCTTTTGGCTACATTTGGAATCAGTTTAATTTTGCAACAATTGGTGCGAAGTATCTACTCCCCTCTCAATCAAGAGGTCAAAACCCCACAATGGATGAGTGGCGCTTGGGAGATAAACGGGGCACTCTCTTTAACCTATAACAGGCTCTATATTATTATTTTTGCCCTTTTAGTCTTTGCAGGAATTTTACTACTTTTAAATAAAACATCTCTAGGATTAAAAGTACGCGCTGTCACACAAAATCGTGAAATGGCGCAAGCCATGGGCATCCGAACGGGACTCATCGATGCCCTCACTTTTGGCTTGGGCTCCGGAATTGCAGGAATCGCAGGAGTAGCCCTGAGCCAACTCACCAATGTCGGACCAAATCTTGGACAATCTTACATCGTTGATTCATTTATGGTCGTCGTCTTTGGAGGCGTGGGTAATCTTTGGGGCACGCTCATTAGTGCTTTGACACTAGGAGAGATCAATAAGTTTATCGAGCCGGTCGCGGGGGCCGTATTGGCCAAAGTCATCATCCTTGTCTTTATCATCTTATTTATACAAAAACGACCTCGCGGACTCTTTCCGCAAAAGGGTCGCGATGCGCAGGATTAA
- a CDS encoding MlaE family ABC transporter permease, which yields MFRFFENIGDVVVDNVKHFIDLYKFSIICFFHIFNPKSYNPASKKILIEEIYYTSIQVLPVFLLSAIIFGALFMGFIVDLSLRYGLQNSLSTIIVKFIIVEFVPFFMALFISLRTGLRVGIKIARMRVNNEFNSLKRYKIHDMNYQFTPRAIASMISFLSLAILFSVIMILSGYVFMFFSINMKFDTFIAMLVKVVSIKDIVLFTLKCLFFGFIIIVIPSFSGSIIKKRYIEIPLFISKTMMVLFVFIVVTEVISLTIQYL from the coding sequence TTGTTCAGATTTTTTGAAAATATTGGCGATGTTGTTGTGGATAATGTGAAACACTTTATCGACCTTTATAAATTTTCTATTATATGTTTCTTCCATATCTTTAATCCCAAAAGTTATAATCCTGCGAGCAAAAAAATATTAATAGAAGAAATTTATTACACCTCCATCCAAGTATTGCCGGTTTTTTTACTCTCCGCTATCATATTTGGCGCTCTTTTTATGGGCTTTATTGTAGATTTATCTCTGCGATATGGCTTGCAAAATTCTCTTAGCACTATTATTGTCAAATTTATCATAGTAGAATTTGTACCTTTTTTTATGGCGCTTTTTATCTCTCTTCGTACGGGATTGCGAGTGGGTATCAAAATAGCGAGAATGCGTGTCAATAATGAATTTAATAGCTTGAAGCGCTATAAGATTCATGACATGAATTATCAATTTACACCCAGAGCTATCGCGAGTATGATCAGCTTTTTGTCGCTTGCTATTCTCTTTTCTGTCATTATGATTCTCAGTGGGTATGTTTTTATGTTTTTTTCTATTAATATGAAATTTGATACGTTTATTGCAATGCTCGTGAAAGTTGTCAGTATCAAAGATATTGTATTATTTACTCTCAAATGTCTGTTTTTTGGATTCATTATTATTGTTATTCCCAGCTTTTCAGGCTCTATTATCAAAAAAAGGTATATCGAAATTCCTCTTTTTATCTCAAAAACGATGATGGTGCTTTTTGTTTTTATTGTTGTTACGGAGGTGATATCATTAACCATACAGTATCTATAA
- a CDS encoding SagB/ThcOx family dehydrogenase, protein MNQKVEDIFEYHEQTKHSYSRYARSLGYMDWANQPDPYRFYQGAPTRKLPIMIEAKTPAYHDLFTDTLLARELNIDTLSQFLQFSLALAAIKTDGFNEWALRCNASSGNLHPSEGYLILPPCHDISTQTTLTHYAPKNHSLEILGTFESDIWNHLPKDSFFIAISSILYREIWKYGERAFRYCLLDAGHALRALQISAQTLGWHHQLIGAISDTQISKIFGFDQPQRFNENEKEAPEMLLLISSQKPENLPEIAPLLQNLFPNVETIANHIAQNYQSWPLIDIIEKATHASIQKTKTQKISNLLRECKKEAKEVILERRSAQVMDQHKSNITYKEFMIMLESTRECFSGLDNAINLIIFAHRITGLKEGLYIYIREATFKEKLQQSMHPSFSWEKRDENLYLLKRGDFKTSARNISCAQAIASDSAFSLGMLCHFHDEISQKGTHRYKELYWECGAIGQQLYLEATSLGLSATGIGCFLDDIFHTLLGLKSDTFQSLYHFTIGRGIKDERLMSKKPYN, encoded by the coding sequence ATGAATCAAAAAGTTGAAGACATTTTTGAGTATCACGAACAGACAAAGCACTCATACTCAAGGTACGCGCGCTCTTTGGGCTATATGGATTGGGCCAATCAACCCGACCCTTACCGCTTTTATCAAGGGGCACCAACACGAAAACTTCCTATCATGATAGAGGCAAAAACACCTGCTTATCATGATCTTTTCACCGACACGCTACTAGCCCGCGAACTCAATATTGACACGCTATCGCAATTTTTGCAATTTTCACTCGCTCTTGCGGCTATCAAGACAGATGGCTTCAATGAATGGGCTCTGCGCTGCAATGCTTCTAGTGGCAATTTGCACCCGAGTGAGGGCTATTTGATCTTGCCACCATGTCATGATATCAGCACCCAAACAACACTAACGCACTATGCACCAAAAAATCATAGCTTAGAGATTTTAGGAACATTTGAAAGTGATATTTGGAACCATTTACCTAAAGATTCTTTTTTTATCGCTATCTCCTCTATCCTCTACCGAGAGATTTGGAAATATGGTGAGCGCGCGTTTCGTTATTGTCTTTTAGATGCAGGACATGCACTCAGAGCTCTTCAAATCAGCGCACAAACATTAGGCTGGCATCATCAACTCATCGGAGCAATCAGCGACACTCAAATCTCTAAAATTTTTGGCTTTGATCAACCACAACGTTTTAATGAAAATGAAAAAGAGGCGCCAGAGATGCTGCTACTCATTTCTTCGCAAAAACCTGAAAACCTACCTGAGATTGCGCCACTACTTCAAAATCTATTCCCCAATGTGGAGACCATCGCCAATCATATCGCCCAAAATTATCAATCATGGCCTTTGATTGATATCATCGAAAAAGCAACGCATGCATCGATTCAAAAAACTAAAACTCAAAAGATATCTAACCTCCTGCGCGAATGCAAAAAAGAAGCCAAAGAGGTAATTTTAGAAAGAAGAAGTGCCCAAGTGATGGATCAACATAAGAGTAACATCACGTACAAAGAGTTTATGATTATGCTTGAGAGTACCCGCGAATGCTTTAGCGGGCTTGATAATGCCATCAACCTCATCATCTTTGCGCATCGAATCACCGGTTTGAAAGAGGGGCTTTATATTTATATAAGAGAGGCCACGTTCAAAGAAAAATTACAACAATCGATGCATCCCTCTTTTTCTTGGGAAAAAAGAGATGAAAATTTGTATCTACTAAAAAGGGGGGATTTTAAAACGAGTGCGAGGAATATCTCCTGCGCGCAAGCCATCGCCAGTGACTCCGCCTTTAGCTTGGGGATGCTTTGTCATTTTCATGATGAAATCTCACAAAAGGGGACGCACCGTTACAAAGAGTTGTATTGGGAATGTGGAGCCATCGGACAACAACTCTATCTAGAAGCAACGTCTCTGGGTCTCAGTGCTACGGGAATCGGCTGTTTTTTAGATGATATTTTTCACACACTCTTAGGACTCAAATCAGACACGTTTCAATCTTTATACCACTTCACCATAGGACGAGGAATAAAAGATGAGAGACTCATGAGTAAAAAGCCTTATAATTAA
- the urtA gene encoding urea ABC transporter substrate-binding protein, translating to MVKILSKYLSILAFIGMSFTIQAADTIKIGVLHSLSGTMAISETALKDTVLMLIAEQNKKGGVLGKKLEPVVVDPASNWPLFAEKMRGLLSKDKVAVTFGCWTSVSRKSVLPVVQELDGILFYPVQYEGEESSRNVFYTGAAPNQQAIPAVDYLMNEVGVKRWVLAGTDYVYPRTTNKILKAYLKSKGVKDSDIMVNYTPFGYSDWQSIVSKIKKFGSSGKKTAVVSTINGDANVPFYKELANQGISAENIPVVAFSVGEQELSGLDAKPLVGHLAAWNYFESVESPANTKFIADWKAFTKNPKAVTNDPMEATYIGFHMWVKAVEKAGTTKPDAVIDAMVGVSVPNLTGGIATMMPNHHLTKPVFIGEIQGNGQFQTVWRTPGEVVGDAWSDFLPGSKDLISDWRKPLSCGNYNVKTGKCSGQNFK from the coding sequence ATGGTAAAGATACTTTCGAAATATTTATCCATACTAGCGTTCATTGGTATGAGTTTCACGATACAAGCTGCCGATACAATTAAAATTGGAGTGCTACATTCTCTTTCAGGCACGATGGCGATTTCAGAGACAGCACTCAAAGATACTGTTTTGATGTTAATTGCAGAGCAAAACAAAAAAGGTGGCGTCCTGGGTAAAAAACTTGAGCCTGTTGTTGTGGACCCTGCATCAAATTGGCCTTTGTTTGCTGAAAAGATGCGAGGATTATTAAGTAAAGATAAAGTGGCCGTGACATTTGGCTGTTGGACATCCGTTTCAAGAAAATCTGTACTTCCTGTTGTCCAAGAATTAGATGGTATTTTGTTTTATCCCGTCCAATACGAAGGCGAAGAATCTTCTAGAAATGTCTTTTATACGGGAGCGGCTCCTAACCAGCAAGCCATCCCTGCGGTTGATTATCTTATGAATGAAGTTGGCGTTAAAAGATGGGTATTAGCAGGAACTGATTATGTTTACCCAAGAACCACAAATAAAATCTTAAAAGCGTATTTGAAATCAAAAGGCGTCAAAGATAGTGACATTATGGTCAACTACACCCCATTTGGATATTCAGATTGGCAAAGTATTGTCTCAAAAATCAAAAAGTTTGGAAGCAGTGGCAAAAAGACTGCCGTGGTTTCTACAATAAATGGAGATGCTAATGTTCCTTTTTATAAAGAATTGGCAAATCAAGGAATCAGCGCAGAAAATATCCCTGTGGTTGCATTTTCTGTTGGTGAGCAAGAACTTTCAGGCCTTGATGCTAAACCACTAGTAGGTCATCTTGCCGCTTGGAATTACTTTGAAAGCGTTGAGAGTCCGGCAAACACGAAGTTTATAGCGGATTGGAAAGCATTTACCAAAAATCCAAAAGCGGTCACCAATGATCCAATGGAAGCGACTTATATCGGATTTCACATGTGGGTTAAAGCTGTTGAGAAAGCAGGAACCACAAAACCAGACGCTGTGATTGATGCCATGGTCGGAGTTTCCGTACCAAATTTAACTGGCGGAATTGCTACGATGATGCCAAATCACCACTTGACAAAGCCGGTATTTATCGGTGAAATCCAAGGAAATGGTCAATTTCAAACGGTCTGGAGAACACCAGGTGAAGTTGTTGGCGATGCTTGGAGTGATTTTCTACCGGGAAGTAAAGATTTGATTTCAGATTGGAGAAAACCTTTAAGTTGCGGTAATTACAATGTAAAAACCGGAAAATGCTCAGGACAAAACTTTAAATAA
- a CDS encoding cytochrome c peroxidase, giving the protein MKHVKVMILCVFGASVLYGANTLIEKAKEHGLRAIPDNKKELLKLIDDPKDPITDAKVILGKKLYFDPRLSKSGLISCNTCHNLGLGGVDGLSVAIGNQWTPNPHHLNSPTVYNSVFFSAQFWDGRSPHLADQAMGPTLADAEMAATPEHIEGVVTSIPAYVSAFKKAYGANVKIDFAKITSTIAVFERILITPSRFDKFLNGHKEALSKAEKEGLNIFIDKGCAACHTGIALGGTMQPFEIAQKYKFANVGDFKGDKNGMVKTPTLRNITETAPYFHNGEVWSLKEAIKMMGSIQLGITIDDKDASKIETFLKALKGKKPLITYPQLPESTATTPKPIN; this is encoded by the coding sequence ATGAAGCACGTCAAAGTGATGATATTGTGTGTCTTCGGGGCAAGCGTTTTGTATGGTGCTAATACTTTGATAGAAAAAGCTAAAGAGCATGGTTTACGCGCGATTCCTGACAATAAAAAGGAGCTTTTAAAGCTCATCGATGATCCCAAAGATCCCATCACCGATGCCAAGGTTATTTTGGGCAAAAAACTCTATTTTGATCCCCGACTCTCAAAAAGTGGGCTAATCAGCTGCAATACCTGTCATAATCTTGGTTTAGGAGGGGTTGATGGGCTTAGCGTGGCCATTGGTAACCAATGGACCCCAAATCCACACCACTTGAATTCTCCTACGGTGTATAACTCCGTATTTTTTAGTGCCCAATTTTGGGATGGCAGAAGCCCCCATTTGGCTGATCAAGCGATGGGTCCCACGCTAGCCGATGCGGAGATGGCTGCTACTCCCGAGCACATTGAAGGGGTGGTTACTTCCATTCCTGCTTATGTGAGCGCATTTAAAAAAGCTTATGGTGCGAATGTAAAGATTGATTTTGCCAAGATTACATCAACCATTGCTGTTTTTGAACGAATCTTAATTACGCCATCACGTTTTGATAAATTTCTCAATGGCCATAAAGAGGCTCTGTCAAAAGCTGAAAAAGAGGGGTTAAATATCTTTATTGATAAAGGGTGTGCGGCTTGTCACACCGGCATTGCTTTAGGTGGGACGATGCAACCTTTTGAAATAGCACAAAAGTATAAATTTGCTAATGTGGGTGATTTTAAAGGGGATAAAAATGGCATGGTAAAAACGCCGACCTTGAGAAATATCACAGAAACCGCTCCCTATTTTCACAATGGCGAGGTGTGGTCACTCAAAGAAGCTATTAAGATGATGGGAAGTATCCAACTGGGTATTACCATTGATGATAAAGATGCCTCAAAAATCGAGACATTCTTAAAGGCACTCAAGGGTAAAAAACCGCTCATAACCTATCCCCAATTGCCTGAGAGTACGGCTACGACTCCTAAGCCTATTAATTAA